In Rhineura floridana isolate rRhiFlo1 chromosome 12, rRhiFlo1.hap2, whole genome shotgun sequence, a single window of DNA contains:
- the LOC133368381 gene encoding uncharacterized protein LOC133368381, protein MTPFKSTMLHLLFLGVLYVSPAYLQQAPCEIAKNTFRRGTYKLDVDPTYYKPGAIYTVSISGIDNSTSVILQVLPSSGLWESENQLISCSTTENIVQRNISGNNTRTRWIAPNNVNVESVLIRSFVSFANGTSLLQTLNLDKDVTIARITYKPLSTPQPGTVSVSSHKPALHSNSTDAHHTLLNSTTEHHNFASSHEWTKEPHSSVSTAQASSFLLALMQLLSVSLGYKLLS, encoded by the exons ATGACTCCCTTCAAGTCCACCATGCTGCACCttctcttccttggggtgttaTATGTTTCCCCGGCTTATCTTCAGCAAGCACCTTGTGAGATTGCCAAGAACACATTTAGACGGGGCACGTACAAGTTGGATGTGGATCCTACTTATTACAAACCAGGTGCAATCTACACAG TATCCATTAGCGGGATAGACAACAGCACCTCCGTTATCCTTCAAGTCCTGCCTTCCAGCGGCCTGTGGGAAAGTGAAAACCAACTGATTAGCTGCAGCACCACAGAGAACATTGTGCAGAGAAACATCTCCGGCAACAACACCCGAACCCGTTGGATCGCTCCAAACAACGTTAACGTGGAATCAGTGCTAATAAG GTCTTTTGTCTCCTTTGCCAATGGTACATCCCTGCTCCAGACTCTGAACCTGGACAAAG ACGTCACAATAGCTCGTATCACATACAAGCCATTGTCAACTCCTCAACCCGGCACAGTTTCTGTAAGTTCCCACAAGCCAGCGCTTCACAGTAACTCGACTGATGCCCACCACACCCTCCTCAACTCAACAACTGAGCACCACAACTTTGCTTCCTCCCACGAGTGGACAAAAGAGCCTCACAGCTCCGTCTCTACCGcccaagccagctccttcctcctGGCTCTCATGCAGCTGCTCTCTGTCTCGCTCGGCTACAAGCTCCTCTCCTAA